caaccggttcaccatctttagtcaaatcaagatgtccactagtaggcatgggtgtattcatacctttgcattcttgcatgttgaacttcttgaataagtccttggtgtactttgtttgagagacaaaggtaccctccttagttttgcttgatttgcaaaccaagaaagaatttgagttcactcatcatagacatctcaaacttctccgacattcgctttccaaacttctcactaaaatgagggttagtcgaaccaaatattatatcatcaacataaatttggcacacaaataattcaccattaacccttttagtaaaaagagtagaatataTTTTTCCAGTCTCAAAGCCtttctcaataaggaacttggtcaagcatttataccacgctctaggagcttttttaggaccataaagagctttgtgaagtttgtaaacatggtcgggtttcttaggattgataaagccgggaggttgcttaacataaacttcctccttaatttcaccatttagaaaagcacttttaatgtccatttggtacaaggtaatatcatggtgattagcatacgCAAGTAAGATGCGgttggactcaagtctagcaacgggggcatatgtctcaccatagtccataccttcgacttgagtgtagccttgggtgacgagacatggtttgttgcgaactacttgtccatcttcatcttgcttgttgcgaaacacccatttggtaccgatgatgttgtggttttttgttgggcttctcgaccaatgtccacacttggtttctctcaaagttgtgtagctcttcatgcatggcatttatccaatccggatcttccaatgcttcttcaaccttcataggttcaatgctagagatgaatgaataatgttcatagaaattagccaaacgagttttagagcgagtgattctcccggtttggatgtcattgtagatttgctcgacggggtgGTCTCTGGCGACTATTGCTCGAACTCATGAGAGCTTTTGTtttggtcggggtggaacatcttcttcatcatcttgttcttcttcttggccttcttcactgttgacgttgtcgttctgttgtcgtggtggagaaggaggttgatgaggttcatcttggtgtacttcctcgttttcttcatcttggcatgtcccacttgtggatgcttccatgtcaactcttggttcaccttgacgtgaggtagaagcttccacttggacggacaaggtactctccttcacctccgttggacgaatcttgccaatagacaagtcttggattgcttccgaaggatctttatctcctacatcaattggtaattgctctacttgcgagccgttagattcatcaaacttcacatctaccgtctcttcaacctttcgggtgaaattgttgtagacacagtaagtgtgagagtttgagccataaccaagtaggaaaccttcatgagatttaggagcaaatttagaacgatgatgcttatcaagaatgtagcactttgagccgaatactcgaaagtatccaacttggggtttgttaccgatgaggagctcgtatgccgtcttgccgagtagcttgtgaagatacaagcgatttgttgcatgacaagctgtctcaaccgcttccgcccaaaagtgttttggagtcttgtactcatcaagcatcgttctcgccatctcaataagagtccagttcttcctctcaacaactccattttgttgaggtgtgtacgtagacgagaactcgtgtgaaatcccttcttcgtcaagaaaggtatccacatttgcgttcttgaactccgttccgttgtcgctgcgaaccttcttgatctttacttcaaattgattttgggccttcctagcgaagttcttgaaaatcttttggacctgcgatttatcatcaagaaagaacacccacgtaaatcttgaaaaatcatcgactataactagatcgaatgagtttccaccgagacttctgtaggcattgggaccaaagagatccatatgaagtagctcgagcggtcttctcgtggtcatgatgttcttcacggggtgacctcctccaacttgttttcctgcctgacaagcactgcacaatctatccttgtcaaatataacatcttttactccaaggatatgatcacctttagtaagcttatcaagatttcgcatgcccacatgacctaaccttctatgccacaaccagcctttcaaagatttagcaattaagcaagttctaggttgagcctttttagtgaagtcaacaatgtatagatcacctctacgtataccagtaaagaccattttatggttatctctacgaaacacttggcaatctacttcagtaaacaggacattgaagccaaagtcagcaagtctagatacggaaagtaaattatagccaagagattcgacgagcatgacattttgtatggagctatcatgtgagatggccaccttaccaaggccaaccaccttaccctttgagttatcaccaaaagtgacatactttcgagggccgtcgttttcagcaagctcatgaaacatatccttgtctccggtcatgtgatcggtacatccactatcaagaacccattcctttcctccagccatgtagccgtgaagattagccataagaccaaagtgtctcatagactcatcgagatcaaagtcactatcatcgtcctcatcatagtatccatgttcaacatcgtcatgtgatggatcagttcctagagagggtaattcattagataaatgatcatcacaatggttatctttatgaattctaatagcttgggagatgatattgctaatgattccaacatctcctttggcacgcatgagattggtaagctcaaatagacaattgCCAAACatgggatcattggaattcatcttactcaaggcaatagacttatggagagtttcatctaagttttgcaaggaatagtttggaaatatttcctcaagaaatctccatatagtgtaggcacaatcaagagtaggcaaacatccaatcaagtttctacgcaaacctctagtgataagattaacagttctaaggttgcgaatcatgtcaataggctcatcaagggtaggatgcaaaggatcaacatgaggtgcacaagggctagtaatgtactcgttcaaatgatattcattgaaaaacacaagcatctcatttttcactcatgaaagaactcttcatcaagtataggcactctacgtctaagactccccaatgtagactcatccatcttcctccaaaggtgtttaaacaaaagcaatggagaccaatgctctgataccaattgaaaggatcgagaagaggtgtctagaggggggtgaatagactcttagcaagaaaagtggcagttttttaattcttcaagttgaggtggagttttagcacatgtttaaacattcacaatacatatcaagcaagcatgacaagagtatatgagcagcggaaagtaaagcatgcaaattgcaagaatgtaaagggatgggattggagtgtgcaaacgcaattggagacacgaaattttgatccgtggttccgataggtggtgctattgtacatccacgttggtggagacttcaacccatgaagggtaacggttgcgcgagtccacggagggctccacccacgaagggtccacgaagaagcaaccttgtctatcccaccatggccatcgcccacgaaggacttgcctcactagggtagatcttcacgaagtaggctatctccttgcgcatacaaactccttggttcaactccacaatcttgacggaggctcccaagcgacacctaaccaatctaggagacaccactctccaaaaggtaatagatggtgtgttgatgatgaactccttgctcttgtgcttcaaatgatagtctccccaacactcaactctctctcacagaattggatttggtggaaagatgatttgagtggaaagcaacttggggaaggctagagatcaagatttatgtggttggaatggaatatcttggtctcaacacctgagtaggtggttctcactcagaaaatgtatgttggaagtgtaggcatgttctgatggctttctcaacgaacgaagagtgggtggaggggtatatatagcctccacacaaaatctaaccattacacacaaatcaccaaactcggtgggaccgaatcagagaactcggtcggaccgatttagttcataatgtgagcgttattcatttcggtgggaccgatatgatcaactcggtgcgaccgatgtgctagggttagggtaaaacctcatctcggttggacctattacacaaactcggtgggaccgattttggtaataagataaccagagagttggtcaggcaaactcggtgagaccgattacaaatctcggtaagaccgaaattattgcaacaggtaacagagagtttgcaagcccatctcggtgagaccgggatcccatcggtgagaccgaagtgactagggtttctggcagtggctatgtcaactgaactcggtggcgccggatagaatatttcggtggggccgagtttgacttttggtttgggacatatgtggatatgagaaagtggttgagggttttggagcatatcactaagcactttgagcaagtaacccattaagcaacacctcatccccttttaatagtattggcttttcctatgaactcaatgtgatcttggatcactaaaagtaaaatgtagagtcttgagcttttgagcttgagccaatcctttgtccttagcaccttgaaggggtcccacatcctcttgtccacgccactccatctgttgaacttgtctgaaatattctagataaaaacattagtccaacaagagatatgttgacattaattaccaaaaccacccagggagcacttgtgctttcaggggggtaacggttggatcttttccccacaatataaagggggtcttcttccccaagaagactacctcttccctccccaagctccattttcacccgatctgtctccctagccaatcaaacttgttgattttctagggattggttgagaaggccccgatctacacttccaccaagagaaatttgattcccccactaaccccttgcggatcttgttactcttgggtgtttgagcaccctagacggttgaggtcaccgcggagccatattccattgtggtgaagcttcgtggtgtcgaagggagcctccaattaagttgtggagatagccccaaccttgtttgtaaaggttcagtcgccgccttcatgggcaccaatagtggaatcacggcatctcgcattgtgtgagggcgtgaggagaatacggtggccctagtggcttattggggagcattgtgcctccacactactccaacggagacgtacttcctctcaaagggaaggaatttcagtaacacatcctcgtctccaccggctccactcttcgttatctcttacctttacttgtgcaagccttcattgtgttgtatcccttgcttcctcgtgtacttgttgttgttgcatcatataggttggtcacctagttgcacatctagacaacctattttgatgctaagtttaatttggccaagaaaagctgaaaattgttagttgcctattcaccccccctctagtcaaccatatcgatcctttcactatgGCTAGTGGTGACCACCATCCACCTTGGGTCTGCCTTGGCACCTTCATTGCCGCGTTAACTAAGGTGTTGATGGGGGGGGGTCAAGGCGGTCCTGTTTGAAGAAGACTGGATAGGTAGTGGAGGTTCCATCTTGCATGCTCGTATCGAGTCGAGAGCCGGTGAAGATTCCAGAGAGCATGCATAGCGGATCAGAAGAAGTATGTGTGTCGATGTTTGGCATTTTGCAATAGTATTCTCGGCAAGTGGGGGCGGCTACACTAGCAGACTTCGTTCTTGGTGGCGCTCTTTGAGTTTCGCGTCTCAGTTTCCGGGGTGAAACCCTAAGTCTGGCCTTTGGTGGTTGTACTTGGCAATGGCGGCTCCCTAGTAGTTTTTCTTGTTGAAGACATTGTGTGGAGATGAGACCTTCTCGAGGGTGAAAATTCAAGATCTAACCATGCTGGTTACAGGGACGGAGCCAGGATTTCGACATGGGGGGCGAGGTTTCACACCAAGTCTCATACGCAACGGCCATGTTGTAAAAAAAATTTAGGGTCTGGTCTAATGGAGATGCCATGGTATCAACATACCCTTTTTGTGTCTGTTCATTGCATTCACATGATCAAACTTGATAGAAAATTgacaaatgaaaaaaaatcaaaacactaGAAACATCAGATAAACTTATCAAAGAATAATTTGTAGTAATGCGATGTGGGTATAAATAATATTTTACCTAATCTCATTATTTATTGGAATTGGCAAGATGGACTTCACTGACTGAACCCAATCCCAAAACCTGAATCGAAAATTTATGAATCGATCCTGCTCTCTTATTCTTCTTCATGTTTATACAAGCACAAGTAGGAATGTTATAATTGATTCTAAATCTGTCTAATTATACTTCTATAATTtttaaagcaaagaaccaatctgAAGCGAGAAACAATTACCTTTTCCCCTTTTGTGGTTGCTGTTCATCCATGCGTCGTCTCTGCTGGGAACTGGCAACATGTGCGTGGATCGACACCTGTGTATTCCGGCGATCCCTTCCTTTCTCCGCTTCTCTCCATGGCGACCCGAAGAAGAGATCTGATCGCAGCAGCCATCAGGCGTCAGTTTCGATAGCAGCGGCGGCTTGGAGAGATTAGCGATAGGGGAGTGCGTAATCAGGTCGTGGCTGCGTGCTGTAATTAACAGGCCTCCTTTCCTTCCATGATGGCCTGTTAGGCAATTTtcttttatgatgattttttagcACGTAATGGGCTGAAGCTTACACGTTAATGACAATGGGGGTGGGGAAGGATGGGGGGGGAGCCAAAAAATCAGCGATTAACTGATCGATATCGAGGGACGAGACGATCgtttgggggaggggggggggtctcGACCCCCCTCGTCCCCCCTTAGATCCGTCCCTGGCTGGTTAGACCGGATGATGACTGTGTTTGTGCACTGTTACCTTTCTGAAGGCGTCGTTTTGGAGAACCTTCTTTGAAGTCTAGGTGTCATCACCACTGGTCGTGCTCTTGCTGCTGCGAATCTCTATTTGCTTTGACCGGGTCTTTGTTTTCTTTATTCTTTCTCGTTTGTTTTCTTTTGGATGTGGGCATCCTTGATGTTAACTGAATCTAAGCATTATGTTGTTTCAGAGGCTGGGTGTATTTCGTATAATCTTGGTATTAATATAGTCCCATTATCGAAATAATAGCTGAATTTTACTCTGTATTTTTCTTGTGAAGAAATGGTGGATATGTAACACTCCGCATAGCGCTTCTCCAAATCTTGGTTTGGTATGTGCCTCTGACAGCCCTGTCCCGGCACCGCATCACAAAGCCGCCCGTCCTCTCGGTCGGTCGTACTTGTACActggcctcggcctcggcctctaCATTAGAGAAAGGAGGAGAGAAGCCAGACAGCGAGACCATGGTCCACTCCAACATCCTCCTCCGTCTCAGTCCCCTCTCCCCACACTCAGAAGTGGAAGCGTTTTTAAGCTCGCGTGTGTGCGAGGCCTGAACTCCGGCCGCGCACAGAGCTCCCAGAGCGCGGCAGCGGCGGAAGGCGCGAAACCCCTTTGACCAGAGCCAAGCAGCAAGAAGACACCCAATCTGGTTGGTACGGCGCGCCAATCTTCCTCGATTAATCCTCttgtttgtttctttctttccTGTGCTCATAGTTAATCCCGTGCGTGTCTTGCTCGTGGTGCGCCAGTGCGAGCTGGAGATCATGGTGAAGGAAGAGGAGGTCATGGCGGAGGCTGGAGGGAGGGGGTACCTGGATATGCTCGGGCTCGGGGAGGAGGCCATGGCCGACTACTTCCTCTGCCTGTCGCcgtcctcctccgccgccgtctccaccaccaccaccaccagcgccAGCACTCATACGGTCGCTTCTCCCACCTGCGCCTCCTACCTGGCTCCTCTGGCGGCGCCGTGTCACCACGTCCTGAGCTTCGGCGGCCGGGCGGAGCAGCAGTACTACGGTGGTGGCGACATCTTCGGTTTCCAGTACTACTACCACGGCGCCGGCGGTCCAGCGGTCCCAGTGGCTGCCCCGCAGAAGTCCAGCCCGACCACCgactgctcctcctccatctccaCCATGTCGTCCTCGCCCACGGCCACCGCCGCCTCGGGCATCTCCACCTCCAAGCCACAGCCCAGCAAGGTGTGTATACTGCAACTCCTCTCTTCGTCGATCCTTTGCATTGTTGGTTGGTGTTTCTGCCGTTTTCTTGCAAGAAGATTAAGACGGTTGACCGGTTGTTGCGGCAAGTTTCTTGGAGGTTTCTTGCACGATTAAGTTCTTAACTGACCGATGGTTATCTTGGTTCTTTGTTCTTCTTCAGAAGAGAGGATCAAGAGGCAGCAGCGATCAGAGAAAGGCTGCTCCACCTGCCGCTTCTACAAACAAGAGGCCCAGGGTGAGTGCTTGTTTCCTCCACTAATAAATCGTCTCATCTGACCAATTTAATTAAGACATGATGATCCAGTGAAGTAAAAAAGTGGAGTAAAAACTTGGTTGGCTGTGGTTGTGCAGGCGAGGAAGGAGCGGCTCGGGGAGAGGATCCTGGCGCTGCAGCAGCTGGTTTCTCCGTTTGGGAAGGTAAGAAAGAAAGACAGTGAAAAAGGAGATCGCAAAAGCTGGAAAAGCCTTTCGCTTTTGGCGATACGCTCTTTATCATCTCTCTCCCTCTGCTGTACGTACGTGCCTGCCTTGCCATCCCGGTGCAACATCTGAAACTACCCGCGATAAAATCTGCATTTCTTGCCGTAAAAACTCACGCAGATGAATCAACTGGTCAATGACCCACaggctgacacacacacacacacacacacacacacacacacacacacacacacacacacacacacatcgttAACATTACATCACTGTAGTTTCCTTTTGCTTGCAACCATGCATGTTAGACGGATAGTACGGTAATTAAGGCAGACTATGGGTCATTGAAGCTGCTGTCTCTCCTCTTTTTGACCCTTTGACTGACGGGTGGATGATACTATGTGAGCTGCTGCACTGCATTGACCCACCTAACCTAACCTaacctgccgctgccgctgcctatGCAGACCGACACGGCCTCCGTCCTGCACGAGGCGCTCGGCTACATACGCTTCCTGCACGACCAGGTTCAGGTACGTACACTACGCACCAGCTACTACCTACGTCCATtattattaaaattaaaattaaaaattaaatcGCTGCCGCGACAGCAGCAGGCCCAGTCTATACTGTCTCTACTCAGTGTACGTACGTACGAGTACGTGCAGACGCCGAGCGAGGAGATGAGCTAGCTAGGCCGTAGCTGTTGCCGTGCGTGTACCGCTTCCGCGCCGCATGCATGCTAACACTGTCGTCGCTTTTCTTCTTCCCTGGTTGGTGTCAGGTCCTCAGCTCGCCGTACATGCAGCGCCTGCCGCCGTCCTCCGCGCCGCCCGCCCCACTCCCGGTAAGCTACCCGGCGCCATCGAAGTTTTACCCCGGCGCTTTGTGTCGCGTCGCTGTCTGGTTATGCGTACGTGATCTGACGTGTGGTTTTACGGACGATGTGCAGGCGGTGGTGGAGCCGGGCGACCTGCGGAGCCGGGGGCTGTGCCTGGTGCCGGTGTCCTGCACCGACCACGTCGCCGGCGGCAGCGGCAACGGCGCCGACGTCTGGTCGTCGGTGCCGGCGATGGGCATGCCGGCGACGGCGGAGGAGGAGTACGCGGTCGCTGCTGGGATGCTTCGCGGGGATCGGGATCATCATCCTAGCAGGCAGCTGGCCTAGCCTAGCTCCAGTTACATTTACAGCTTCAGCTTGGGTTACTACTCTAGAGTACTTCAGGTAGTAGGCTCCTCAGAGTTAATCCGCGGTAGGACTCCATGAGCTTCTTTTTGTCGTTCTATTAGGTGCACGGGCCGTGGCTGTGATCCATGTAACCATGTTCCGGCAGAAAGGTGGCTCGAACCAAGTGTGCATATGCAGCGGTG
This window of the Triticum aestivum cultivar Chinese Spring chromosome 5D, IWGSC CS RefSeq v2.1, whole genome shotgun sequence genome carries:
- the LOC123125576 gene encoding transcription factor bHLH113 isoform X1 encodes the protein MVKEEEVMAEAGGRGYLDMLGLGEEAMADYFLCLSPSSSAAVSTTTTTSASTHTVASPTCASYLAPLAAPCHHVLSFGGRAEQQYYGGGDIFGFQYYYHGAGGPAVPVAAPQKSSPTTDCSSSISTMSSSPTATAASGISTSKPQPSKKRGSRGSSDQRKAAPPAASTNKRPRARKERLGERILALQQLVSPFGKTDTASVLHEALGYIRFLHDQVQVLSSPYMQRLPPSSAPPAPLPAVVEPGDLRSRGLCLVPVSCTDHVAGGSGNGADVWSSVPAMGMPATAEEEYAVAAGMLRGDRDHHPSRQLA
- the LOC123125576 gene encoding uncharacterized protein isoform X2 → MVKEEEVMAEAGGRGYLDMLGLGEEAMADYFLCLSPSSSAAVSTTTTTSASTHTVASPTCASYLAPLAAPCHHVLSFGGRAEQQYYGGGDIFGFQYYYHGAGGPAVPVAAPQKSSPTTDCSSSISTMSSSPTATAASGISTSKPQPSKKRGSRGSSDQRKAAPPAASTNKRPRARKERLGERILALQQLVSPFGKVLSSPYMQRLPPSSAPPAPLPAVVEPGDLRSRGLCLVPVSCTDHVAGGSGNGADVWSSVPAMGMPATAEEEYAVAAGMLRGDRDHHPSRQLA